In Streptomyces puniciscabiei, a single genomic region encodes these proteins:
- a CDS encoding dipeptidase, which yields MSSNPVAETVASLMPRAKAELAELVAFKSVADFTQFPRSESEAAASWVADALRAEGFVDVALLDTPDGTQSVYGYLPGPEGAKTVLLYAHYDVQPPLDEAGWTTPPFELTERDGRWYGRGAADCKGGVIMHLLALRALKANGGVPVNIKVIAEGSEEQGTGGLERYAEEHPELLEADTIVIGDAGNFRVGLPTVTTTLRGMTLVRVRIDTLAGNLHSGQFGGAAPDALAALIRVMDSLRAEDGSTTVDGLDATGTWDGLEYTEEQFRADAKVLDGVGLIGDGSVADRLWARPAVTVLGIDCPPVVGATPSVHSSARALISLRVPPGVDAAEATKLLQAHIQAHTPWGARVTTEQIGQGQAFRADATSPAYQAMADAMAVAYPGETMQYAGEGGSIPLCNTLAGLYPQAEILLIGLSEPEAQIHAVNESVHPQELERLSVAEALFLRNYAAG from the coding sequence ATGTCGTCGAATCCGGTCGCCGAGACCGTCGCCTCGCTGATGCCCCGGGCGAAGGCGGAGCTGGCCGAGCTGGTCGCCTTCAAGTCGGTGGCGGACTTCACCCAGTTCCCGAGGAGCGAGAGCGAGGCCGCCGCGAGCTGGGTCGCCGACGCGCTGCGCGCCGAGGGATTCGTCGACGTGGCCCTGCTGGACACCCCGGACGGCACGCAGTCCGTCTACGGCTACCTGCCGGGCCCGGAGGGTGCGAAAACGGTTCTCCTGTACGCGCACTACGATGTGCAGCCCCCGCTGGACGAGGCCGGGTGGACCACCCCGCCGTTCGAGCTGACCGAGCGCGACGGCCGCTGGTACGGCCGCGGGGCCGCCGACTGCAAGGGCGGCGTGATCATGCACCTGCTCGCCCTGCGCGCCCTGAAGGCGAACGGCGGTGTCCCGGTCAACATCAAGGTGATCGCCGAGGGCTCGGAGGAGCAGGGCACGGGCGGCCTGGAGCGGTACGCCGAGGAGCACCCCGAGCTGCTGGAGGCCGACACCATCGTGATCGGCGACGCGGGCAACTTCCGCGTCGGCCTGCCGACGGTGACCACCACGCTGCGCGGAATGACCCTGGTCCGGGTGCGGATCGACACCCTCGCGGGCAACCTGCACTCCGGCCAGTTCGGCGGTGCCGCCCCGGACGCGCTCGCCGCGCTGATCCGGGTCATGGACTCGCTGCGCGCCGAGGACGGCTCGACGACGGTCGACGGCCTCGACGCCACGGGGACCTGGGACGGCCTGGAGTACACCGAGGAGCAGTTCCGCGCCGACGCCAAGGTGCTCGACGGGGTCGGGCTGATCGGCGACGGCTCGGTCGCCGATCGCCTCTGGGCCCGCCCGGCCGTCACCGTCCTCGGCATCGACTGCCCGCCGGTCGTCGGCGCCACCCCGTCCGTGCACTCCAGCGCCCGCGCGCTGATCAGCCTGCGGGTGCCGCCGGGCGTGGACGCCGCGGAGGCGACCAAGCTGCTCCAGGCGCACATCCAGGCCCACACCCCGTGGGGCGCCCGGGTCACCACCGAGCAGATCGGCCAGGGCCAGGCCTTCCGCGCCGACGCCACCAGCCCCGCCTACCAGGCGATGGCCGACGCGATGGCGGTCGCCTACCCGGGTGAGACGATGCAGTACGCCGGTGAGGGCGGCTCCATCCCGCTGTGCAACACCCTCGCCGGCCTGTACCCGCAGGCGGAGATCCTGCTCATCGGCCTGAGCGAGCCGGAGGCGCAGATCCACGCGGTCAACGAGAGCGTGCACCCGCAGGAGCTGGAGCGGCTGTCGGTCGCCGAGGCGCTGTTCCTGCGCAACTACGCGGCGGGCTGA
- a CDS encoding geranylgeranyl reductase family protein, with translation MSGENSSADGVRRVWDVVVVGAGPAGASAAYAAAVAGRRVLLLEKAELPRYKTCGGGIIGPSRDALPPGFELPLRDRVHAVTFSNNGRFTRTRRSKQMLFGLINRPEFDQQLVEHAQKAGAELRTGVTVQRVEQHGSAVPDRRTVALILQGGETVLARAVVGADGSASRIGAHVGVKPAQVDLGLEAEIPVPESVAEDWKGRVLIDWGPMPGSYGWVFPKGDTLTVGVISARGEGAATKRYLEDFVARLGLSGFEPAISSGHLTRCRADDSPLSRGRVLVCGDAAGLLEPWTREGISFALRSGRLAGEWAVRIAEAHDAVDARRQALNYAFAIKAGLGVEMSVGKSLLTVFERRPGLFHAALTGFRPAWKAFRDITQGSTSLAEIVRTHPFAQRALTALDRGPAVPLEEPAGS, from the coding sequence GTGAGCGGCGAGAACTCTTCGGCGGACGGCGTGCGGCGGGTGTGGGACGTCGTCGTGGTGGGCGCGGGACCCGCGGGGGCCTCGGCCGCCTACGCGGCGGCGGTCGCGGGACGCCGCGTGCTGTTGCTGGAGAAGGCCGAGCTGCCGCGCTACAAGACCTGCGGCGGCGGGATCATCGGGCCCTCGCGCGACGCGCTCCCGCCCGGCTTCGAGCTGCCGCTGCGCGACCGGGTGCACGCGGTCACCTTCTCGAACAACGGCCGCTTCACCCGCACCCGCCGCTCCAAGCAGATGCTGTTCGGTCTGATCAACCGGCCCGAATTCGACCAGCAGCTCGTCGAGCACGCCCAGAAGGCGGGCGCCGAGCTGCGTACGGGCGTCACGGTGCAGCGGGTCGAGCAGCACGGTTCGGCGGTCCCCGACCGGCGCACGGTCGCCCTGATCCTCCAGGGCGGCGAGACGGTGCTGGCCCGCGCGGTCGTCGGCGCCGACGGCAGCGCCAGCCGCATAGGAGCGCACGTCGGGGTGAAGCCGGCCCAGGTGGACCTCGGTCTGGAGGCGGAGATCCCGGTGCCGGAGTCCGTCGCCGAGGACTGGAAGGGGCGGGTGCTCATCGACTGGGGCCCGATGCCGGGCAGTTACGGCTGGGTGTTCCCCAAGGGCGACACCCTGACGGTCGGTGTGATCTCCGCGCGCGGTGAAGGCGCCGCCACCAAGCGGTACTTGGAGGACTTCGTCGCCCGGCTGGGCCTGTCCGGCTTCGAACCGGCCATCTCCTCCGGGCATCTGACCCGCTGTCGCGCCGACGACTCGCCGCTGTCCCGGGGCCGGGTGCTGGTCTGCGGTGACGCGGCCGGGCTGCTCGAGCCCTGGACCCGCGAGGGCATCTCCTTCGCGCTGCGCTCGGGCCGGCTCGCGGGGGAGTGGGCGGTACGCATCGCCGAGGCGCACGACGCGGTGGATGCCCGACGCCAGGCCCTGAACTACGCGTTCGCGATCAAGGCCGGGCTCGGCGTCGAGATGAGCGTCGGCAAGAGCCTGCTGACCGTGTTCGAGAGGCGACCCGGCCTCTTCCACGCGGCCCTCACCGGCTTCCGCCCCGCCTGGAAGGCCTTCCGCGACATCACCCAGGGCTCGACCTCCCTGGCCGAGATCGTCCGCACCCACCCCTTCGCCCAGCGCGCCCTGACCGCACTGGACCGGGGACCGGCGGTGCCGCTCGAGGAGCCGGCCGGGTCCTGA
- a CDS encoding nitroreductase family deazaflavin-dependent oxidoreductase → MSTHVKKPGWFTVNVFNRAVAWLTRRGISVWGSRVLAVRGRKSGQWRTTPVNLLTVDGRQYLLAPRGHVQWTHNMRAAGGGELRLGKNVDVFTVTEIADDDKVPLLRAYLERWKAEVGVFFDGVGPDSPDEELRRIAPDHPVFRITVTD, encoded by the coding sequence ATGTCGACACACGTCAAGAAGCCGGGCTGGTTCACCGTCAACGTCTTCAACCGGGCGGTCGCCTGGCTCACCCGACGCGGGATCAGCGTCTGGGGCTCCCGGGTCCTCGCGGTGCGCGGACGCAAGAGCGGTCAGTGGCGCACCACTCCGGTGAACCTGCTGACGGTGGACGGCCGGCAGTACCTGCTCGCCCCGCGAGGGCACGTCCAGTGGACCCACAACATGCGGGCGGCCGGCGGCGGTGAGCTGCGGCTCGGCAAGAACGTGGACGTCTTCACCGTCACCGAGATCGCCGACGACGACAAGGTCCCGCTGCTGCGGGCCTACCTCGAGCGCTGGAAGGCGGAGGTCGGTGTCTTCTTCGACGGCGTCGGCCCCGACTCCCCGGACGAGGAGCTGCGCCGTATCGCCCCCGACCACCCGGTCTTCCGGATCACGGTCACGGACTGA
- a CDS encoding TetR/AcrR family transcriptional regulator produces the protein MSTARGARARARMEVTAAIKEEARRQLAEEGAAKLSLRAVARELGMVSSALYRYFPSRDELLTALIIDAYDSLGEAAEAAHAAAAGADHVRRWTAVCEAVRAWALAHPHEYALIYGSPVPGYSAPEATIPAASRVGLLLIGIVRDAFRGRRLADLPLPAELRPEAERMVADFAPDLPPEAALALVAAWAQLFGLVGFELFGQFHRVVEDRETFFRHAAARLARDVGLVDP, from the coding sequence ATGAGCACCGCACGCGGCGCCCGGGCAAGGGCCAGGATGGAAGTCACGGCAGCCATCAAGGAAGAGGCGCGCAGACAACTGGCCGAGGAAGGCGCGGCCAAGCTCTCGCTGCGGGCCGTCGCGCGCGAGCTGGGCATGGTCTCCTCGGCGCTGTACCGCTACTTCCCGAGCCGCGACGAGCTGCTCACCGCCCTGATCATCGATGCCTACGACTCCCTCGGCGAGGCGGCCGAGGCGGCCCACGCGGCGGCCGCGGGCGCGGATCACGTGCGGCGCTGGACGGCCGTGTGCGAGGCCGTGCGGGCGTGGGCACTCGCCCATCCGCACGAGTACGCCCTGATCTACGGATCGCCGGTGCCCGGCTACTCCGCCCCCGAGGCCACCATCCCTGCCGCCTCGCGCGTCGGCCTGCTGCTCATCGGCATCGTCCGTGACGCCTTCCGGGGTCGGCGCCTCGCGGATCTCCCGCTGCCGGCCGAGCTGCGCCCCGAGGCCGAGCGCATGGTGGCGGACTTCGCGCCCGACCTGCCCCCCGAGGCGGCCCTGGCGCTGGTCGCGGCCTGGGCCCAGCTGTTCGGGCTGGTCGGCTTCGAGCTGTTCGGGCAGTTCCACCGGGTGGTGGAGGACCGGGAGACCTTCTTCCGGCACGCGGCGGCCCGGCTCGCCCGGGACGTGGGGCTGGTCGACCCGTGA
- a CDS encoding medium chain dehydrogenase/reductase family protein has protein sequence MESKKLVEVVLPGTVEPEELQLRHRDVPLPGAGQVVVRVEATGVSFAEQQMRRGRYYDQPPFPFVPGYDLVGTVLTAGTGVRAGLVGKRVAALVKVGGWASHVVLDAADAVEVPAGIGAAEAETLVVNGITAWQMLHRRARVRSGGTVLVHGANGGVGTVLVQLARAAGLKVIGTASARHHEALRELGVTPVDHRTENVPARVRELAPDGVDAVFDHLGGRSVTDSWRLLAPGGTLVAYGSATTRDDSGSKQWPVLKILGRVWWWNALPNGRRACFFNVWAGRALNKDRFRTRLRADLTEVFHALQRGEVTARIAARLPLTEVAEAMRLAESGTVTGKVVLVPGD, from the coding sequence ATGGAAAGCAAGAAACTCGTCGAGGTCGTCCTGCCGGGCACGGTCGAGCCGGAGGAGCTGCAGCTCCGGCACCGGGACGTGCCCCTTCCCGGCGCCGGGCAGGTCGTGGTCCGGGTGGAGGCCACCGGGGTGTCCTTCGCCGAACAGCAGATGCGCCGGGGCCGCTACTACGACCAGCCGCCCTTCCCGTTCGTGCCGGGCTACGACCTGGTCGGCACGGTCCTCACGGCCGGCACGGGCGTCAGGGCGGGCCTGGTCGGCAAGCGGGTGGCGGCGCTGGTCAAGGTCGGCGGCTGGGCCAGTCATGTGGTGCTCGACGCGGCCGACGCGGTGGAGGTGCCCGCCGGCATCGGCGCGGCGGAGGCCGAGACCCTGGTGGTCAACGGGATCACCGCGTGGCAGATGCTGCATCGCAGGGCCCGGGTGCGCAGCGGCGGAACGGTCCTGGTCCACGGCGCCAACGGCGGCGTCGGCACGGTCCTCGTCCAGCTCGCGCGTGCGGCCGGCCTGAAGGTGATCGGCACGGCGTCCGCGCGCCACCACGAGGCCCTGCGCGAGCTGGGCGTCACCCCCGTCGACCACCGGACCGAGAACGTCCCGGCCCGGGTCCGGGAACTCGCCCCCGACGGAGTCGACGCCGTCTTCGACCACCTCGGCGGGCGCAGTGTCACCGACTCCTGGCGGCTGCTCGCCCCCGGCGGGACCCTCGTCGCCTACGGCAGCGCCACCACGCGGGACGACTCGGGCTCCAAGCAGTGGCCGGTCCTGAAGATCCTCGGCCGGGTGTGGTGGTGGAACGCGCTGCCCAACGGCCGCCGCGCCTGCTTCTTCAACGTCTGGGCGGGGCGCGCCCTGAACAAGGACCGCTTCCGGACCCGGCTGCGCGCCGACCTCACCGAGGTGTTCCACGCCCTGCAACGCGGCGAGGTGACCGCAAGGATCGCCGCCCGGCTGCCGCTCACCGAGGTCGCGGAGGCCATGCGGCTGGCCGAGTCCGGCACGGTGACCGGGAAGGTCGTACTCGTTCCCGGTGACTAG
- a CDS encoding TetR/AcrR family transcriptional regulator, with the protein MAAGAASPRERYRSQVRAEIKAKAWEQIAVSGASGLSLNAIAKELGMSGPALYRYFGGRDDLITELVRDAYRSLADTFRAAADAGAGPSGLARELRRWALEDPQRYFLVYGTPVPGYRAPDDTTALAREIMAALLDVCAADEPRAASPDVLETHLADHRGWAGDHPAPPAVLRRALAFWTRLHGVLSLELAGHFTGMGFDPELLFTAEADALGDGD; encoded by the coding sequence ATGGCGGCAGGCGCGGCGAGTCCCCGGGAGCGGTACCGCAGTCAGGTGCGGGCCGAGATCAAGGCGAAGGCCTGGGAACAGATCGCCGTCTCGGGCGCGTCGGGGCTGTCCCTCAACGCGATCGCCAAGGAGCTGGGCATGAGCGGCCCGGCGCTCTACCGGTACTTCGGCGGGCGGGACGACCTGATCACCGAACTGGTCAGGGACGCCTACCGCAGCCTCGCGGACACCTTCCGTGCCGCGGCCGACGCGGGCGCGGGGCCGTCCGGCCTGGCCCGGGAGCTGCGCCGCTGGGCGCTGGAGGACCCCCAGCGCTACTTCCTCGTCTACGGCACGCCGGTCCCCGGCTACCGCGCGCCGGACGACACCACCGCGCTCGCCCGGGAGATCATGGCCGCGCTGCTGGACGTCTGCGCGGCCGACGAGCCCCGGGCCGCGTCGCCCGATGTGCTCGAGACCCACCTCGCGGACCATCGCGGCTGGGCAGGCGACCACCCCGCCCCGCCGGCGGTACTGCGCCGGGCCCTGGCGTTCTGGACCCGACTGCACGGGGTCCTCTCCCTGGAACTCGCCGGCCACTTCACCGGCATGGGCTTCGACCCGGAGCTGCTCTTCACCGCCGAGGCGGACGCCCTGGGAGACGGGGACTGA
- a CDS encoding sensor histidine kinase encodes MACMEEQRAPGPGWWHGPPWRSAPDEAEPHRVHRPWRSTVLLTVFVLIGTNFAAHSQLHRAPLDGYARVLLLVASVLLLWRHRHPVAVAYGTAVATLGYLAAGYPYGPVFLTVAVGCFSAVVAGHRRAAWGALCLLWAGHALLALWLYRWLPPAGDKSGNVYQEIGIGAWVLAVVALAELVRVRREQWARERADRAEAARRRGDEERLRMARELHDVLAHSISVINVQAGMGLALLDSDPEQARTALTTIKAASKEALGEVRQVLDTLRAPGAAPRTPAPGLDRLAELVEQAAAAGLAVEIEGEPPRLPPGADLAAFRIVQEALTNVVRHSGSRHARVRFAHDGDALRLRIDDDGPATGADAGGSGNGLAGMRERAAALGGTIEAGPRADGGFRVLAVLPSHTREDQ; translated from the coding sequence GTGGCCTGCATGGAAGAGCAGCGCGCCCCCGGTCCGGGGTGGTGGCACGGGCCGCCGTGGCGGAGTGCCCCGGACGAGGCGGAGCCGCACCGGGTCCACCGGCCGTGGCGCAGCACCGTGCTGCTCACGGTGTTCGTCCTGATCGGCACCAACTTCGCGGCCCACAGCCAGCTCCATCGCGCGCCCCTGGACGGCTACGCGCGCGTGCTGCTGCTCGTCGCCTCGGTCCTGCTGCTGTGGCGGCACCGGCATCCGGTGGCCGTGGCCTACGGCACCGCGGTGGCGACCCTCGGCTACCTGGCCGCGGGCTACCCCTACGGGCCGGTCTTCCTGACCGTCGCCGTCGGCTGTTTCAGCGCGGTCGTGGCCGGGCACCGGCGGGCCGCCTGGGGGGCCCTCTGCCTGCTGTGGGCGGGGCACGCCCTGCTCGCCCTGTGGCTCTACCGCTGGCTCCCGCCCGCGGGCGACAAGAGCGGGAACGTCTACCAGGAGATCGGTATCGGCGCCTGGGTGCTGGCCGTCGTCGCGCTGGCCGAACTGGTCCGGGTGCGGCGCGAGCAGTGGGCGCGGGAGCGCGCCGACAGGGCGGAGGCCGCGCGGCGCCGCGGGGACGAGGAACGGCTGCGGATGGCCCGCGAGCTGCACGACGTCCTCGCGCACAGCATCTCCGTCATCAACGTCCAGGCCGGCATGGGGCTCGCCCTGCTCGACAGCGACCCCGAGCAGGCGCGCACCGCGCTCACCACCATCAAGGCCGCCAGCAAGGAGGCGCTCGGCGAGGTGCGCCAGGTCCTGGACACCCTGCGCGCCCCCGGCGCCGCCCCGCGCACCCCCGCCCCCGGCCTGGACCGTCTTGCGGAGCTGGTGGAACAGGCGGCGGCGGCCGGACTCGCCGTCGAGATCGAGGGCGAACCACCCCGGCTGCCGCCCGGCGCCGACCTCGCCGCCTTCCGCATCGTGCAGGAGGCGCTGACCAATGTCGTACGGCACTCCGGATCGCGGCACGCGCGCGTGCGGTTCGCCCACGACGGCGACGCGCTGCGGCTGCGCATCGACGACGACGGCCCGGCCACCGGCGCCGACGCCGGGGGCAGCGGCAACGGGCTGGCCGGCATGCGCGAGAGGGCCGCCGCGCTCGGTGGCACCATCGAGGCGGGCCCGCGCGCCGACGGCGGCTTCCGGGTGCTCGCCGTACTGCCGTCGCACACCAGGGAGGACCAGTGA
- a CDS encoding response regulator transcription factor — protein MIRVLLADDQSLVRAGFRALLDAQPDIEVAGEAADGEAAVRLVRELRPDVVLMDIRMPLLDGLAATRRITGDGELPDVKVVMLTTFELDEYVFEAIRSGASGFLVKDTEPDELLRAVRAVVQGDALLSPGVTRRLIAEFAARSKEPAAADALGRLTEREREVMALVGIGLSNEEIARRLVVSPLTAKTHVSRTMVKLGARDRAQLVVLAYESGLVRPGWLG, from the coding sequence GTGATCCGGGTACTGCTCGCCGACGACCAGTCGCTCGTGCGGGCCGGTTTCCGCGCGTTGCTCGACGCCCAGCCGGACATCGAGGTGGCCGGGGAGGCGGCCGACGGCGAGGCGGCGGTGCGCCTGGTGCGGGAACTGCGGCCGGACGTCGTCCTGATGGACATCCGCATGCCCCTGCTGGACGGCCTCGCCGCGACCCGGCGGATCACCGGCGACGGAGAGCTGCCGGACGTGAAGGTGGTCATGCTCACCACCTTCGAGCTGGACGAGTACGTCTTCGAGGCGATCCGCTCCGGCGCCTCCGGCTTCCTGGTGAAGGACACGGAGCCGGACGAACTCCTGCGCGCCGTCAGGGCGGTGGTGCAGGGGGACGCGCTGCTGTCGCCGGGCGTCACCCGCCGGCTGATCGCCGAGTTCGCCGCCCGCTCCAAGGAGCCCGCGGCGGCGGACGCGCTCGGCCGGCTCACCGAGCGGGAGCGGGAGGTGATGGCGCTGGTCGGCATCGGGCTGTCCAACGAGGAGATCGCCCGCCGGCTGGTGGTCAGCCCGCTCACCGCCAAGACGCATGTGAGCCGCACGATGGTGAAGCTGGGGGCGCGGGACCGCGCCCAACTCGTCGTACTGGCCTACGAGTCGGGGTTGGTACGGCCCGGCTGGCTGGGCTGA
- a CDS encoding DUF6332 family protein has translation MDAHGGRRTRARQDAATVETGYALVSAAFAAAVLFGAVAGPALLFDLPHLLSLTLLRLGTVVAPVVFVARVISVLVRFRQAGQPSQPGRTNPDS, from the coding sequence ATGGACGCACACGGGGGACGCCGCACCAGGGCCCGGCAGGACGCGGCCACGGTCGAGACCGGCTACGCGCTGGTGAGCGCCGCCTTCGCGGCGGCGGTGCTGTTCGGGGCCGTGGCCGGGCCCGCGCTCCTCTTCGACCTGCCGCACCTGCTGTCCCTGACCCTGCTGCGGCTCGGCACGGTGGTCGCACCGGTGGTGTTCGTGGCCCGGGTGATCAGCGTGCTGGTGCGCTTCCGGCAGGCGGGTCAGCCCAGCCAGCCGGGCCGTACCAACCCCGACTCGTAG
- a CDS encoding MFS transporter, translating to MTSPLTTPASPSPAVRWTPRLWGTLLVLCAAMFLDALDVSMVGVALPSIGSDLHLSTSTLQWIVSGYILGYGGLLLLGGRTADLLGRRQVFLVALGVFALASLLGGLVDSGPLLIASRFIKGLSAAFTAPAGLSIITTTFPEGPLRNRALSIYTTCAATGFSMGLVLSGLLTEASWRFTMLLPAPIALLALLAGLRLLPRSAREENHDGYDIPGAVLGTAAMLLLVFTVVQAPEAGWASARTLLSFLAVAVLLTVFVLVERRSPSPLIRLGVLRSGSQVRAQLGAIAFFGSYVGFQFLTTLYMQSLLGWSALHTALAFLPAGALVAVSSTKVGAIVDKFGTPRLIATGFAFMVLGYALFLRVDLAPVYAAVILPSMLLIGAACALVFPSLNIQATNGVEDHEQGMVSGLLNTSVQVGGAIFLAVVTAVVTANGPAHATPQAVLDSYRPGFMVVTGIAAAGLLITLTGLRGRRTQRSLVVARSTVEEAGTERVAVRD from the coding sequence ATGACCTCTCCGCTCACCACCCCCGCGTCCCCGTCCCCGGCGGTTCGCTGGACCCCCCGGCTGTGGGGCACCCTGCTGGTGCTCTGCGCGGCGATGTTCCTGGACGCGCTGGATGTGTCGATGGTCGGCGTCGCACTGCCCTCCATCGGCTCCGACCTGCACCTGTCCACGTCGACGCTGCAATGGATCGTCAGCGGCTACATCCTGGGCTACGGCGGCCTTCTCCTGCTCGGCGGCCGCACCGCCGACCTGCTCGGCCGGCGTCAGGTGTTCCTCGTCGCCCTCGGTGTCTTCGCGCTCGCCTCGCTGCTCGGCGGACTCGTGGACTCGGGCCCGCTGCTCATCGCCAGCCGTTTCATCAAGGGCCTGAGCGCGGCCTTCACGGCTCCGGCCGGCCTGTCGATCATCACCACGACGTTCCCGGAGGGCCCGCTGCGCAACCGCGCCCTCTCCATCTACACCACCTGCGCCGCCACCGGCTTCTCCATGGGCCTGGTGCTCTCGGGCCTGCTCACCGAGGCCAGCTGGCGCTTCACGATGCTGCTGCCCGCGCCGATCGCCCTCCTCGCGCTCCTGGCCGGCCTGCGGCTGCTGCCGCGCAGCGCCCGCGAGGAGAACCACGACGGCTACGACATCCCCGGCGCCGTCCTCGGCACCGCGGCGATGCTGCTGCTGGTCTTCACCGTCGTCCAGGCGCCCGAGGCCGGCTGGGCCTCGGCCCGGACGCTGCTGTCCTTCCTCGCCGTCGCGGTGCTGCTGACCGTCTTCGTCCTGGTCGAGCGGCGCTCGCCGAGCCCGCTGATCCGGCTGGGCGTGCTGCGCTCGGGCAGCCAGGTCCGCGCCCAGCTCGGCGCGATCGCCTTCTTCGGCAGTTACGTCGGCTTCCAGTTCCTGACCACGCTGTACATGCAGTCCCTGCTCGGCTGGTCGGCGCTGCACACGGCGCTCGCGTTCCTGCCGGCGGGCGCGCTGGTGGCGGTGTCCTCCACGAAGGTCGGCGCGATCGTCGACAAGTTCGGCACCCCGCGCCTGATCGCCACCGGCTTCGCCTTCATGGTCCTCGGCTACGCGCTGTTCCTGCGGGTCGACCTCGCCCCCGTGTACGCGGCCGTGATCCTGCCGTCCATGCTGCTGATCGGCGCGGCCTGCGCACTGGTCTTCCCGTCGCTCAACATCCAGGCCACCAACGGGGTCGAGGACCACGAGCAGGGCATGGTCTCCGGTCTGCTCAACACCTCGGTGCAGGTGGGCGGCGCGATCTTCCTGGCGGTGGTCACGGCCGTGGTGACCGCGAACGGCCCCGCGCACGCCACCCCGCAGGCCGTCCTGGACAGCTACCGGCCCGGTTTCATGGTCGTCACGGGCATCGCGGCGGCCGGTCTGCTGATCACCCTCACCGGTCTGCGCGGCCGCCGTACGCAGCGGTCCCTCGTCGTCGCCAGGTCCACCGTGGAGGAGGCTGGGACGGAGCGCGTGGCGGTCCGTGACTAG
- a CDS encoding MarR family winged helix-turn-helix transcriptional regulator: MASNKAEQALVEQWRDILSLHARTQCELDRALHGHGLCASDFEVLDLLAEGAAADGGCAYRVQEISERVHLSQSALSRLIGRLEKDGLVERAMCAEDRRGVRVALTARGRALHGEVRPVQRAVLTRMLAEGD, encoded by the coding sequence ATGGCGTCCAACAAGGCCGAGCAGGCGCTCGTGGAGCAGTGGCGGGACATCCTGTCCCTGCACGCCCGCACCCAGTGCGAGCTGGACCGGGCGCTGCACGGACACGGCCTGTGCGCCAGCGACTTCGAAGTCCTGGACCTGCTGGCGGAGGGCGCGGCGGCGGACGGCGGCTGCGCCTACCGCGTGCAGGAGATCTCCGAACGCGTCCACCTCAGCCAGAGCGCGCTGTCCCGGCTGATCGGGCGCCTGGAGAAGGACGGCCTGGTCGAGCGCGCCATGTGTGCCGAGGACCGGCGCGGGGTGCGTGTGGCGCTCACGGCGAGGGGGCGCGCGCTGCACGGCGAGGTACGGCCGGTGCAGCGCGCGGTACTGACCCGGATGCTGGCCGAGGGCGATTGA
- a CDS encoding maleylpyruvate isomerase family mycothiol-dependent enzyme, with protein MDTADFLRILDREGRLLAAAAAAAGTDAKVPTCPEWQVRDLLRHTGAVHRWATAFVADGHREPRPFGDAPDLDGDELVDWYRDSHRLLVDTLAAAPADLECWTFHSAPNPSPLAFWTRRQAHETTVHRYDAEAARGGTASPVAPDFAVDGIDELLRGFHARAKSRLRTGEPRVLRVRALGAGTDAGPDAVWTVRLTAEPPVTVPDAVGEAEAELAGPADELYLALWNRKPVPSVSGDPSLAAFWRENSGI; from the coding sequence ATGGACACTGCCGACTTCCTTCGGATCCTGGACCGCGAGGGCCGGTTGCTCGCGGCGGCCGCCGCCGCGGCGGGAACCGACGCCAAGGTTCCGACCTGCCCGGAGTGGCAGGTGCGTGACCTGCTGCGGCACACCGGCGCGGTGCACCGGTGGGCCACCGCCTTCGTCGCCGACGGGCACCGGGAGCCCCGCCCCTTCGGCGACGCGCCGGACCTGGACGGCGACGAACTGGTGGACTGGTACCGGGACAGTCACCGCCTGCTGGTCGACACCCTGGCCGCCGCGCCCGCCGACCTGGAGTGCTGGACCTTCCACTCGGCACCCAACCCCTCACCGCTGGCCTTCTGGACCCGCCGGCAGGCGCACGAGACGACCGTCCACCGGTACGACGCCGAGGCCGCGCGGGGTGGTACGGCGTCGCCGGTCGCACCGGACTTCGCGGTGGACGGCATCGACGAGTTGCTGAGGGGTTTCCACGCCCGCGCCAAGAGCCGGCTGCGCACCGGGGAGCCGCGCGTGCTGCGGGTGCGGGCGCTGGGCGCGGGGACGGACGCCGGGCCGGACGCGGTGTGGACCGTACGGCTCACGGCCGAGCCGCCGGTGACCGTACCGGACGCGGTCGGCGAGGCGGAGGCCGAACTGGCCGGGCCCGCCGACGAGTTGTACCTGGCCCTGTGGAACCGGAAGCCCGTGCCGAGTGTGTCCGGCGACCCCTCCCTCGCCGCCTTCTGGCGGGAGAACAGCGGTATCTGA